A window of Terriglobales bacterium contains these coding sequences:
- a CDS encoding cytochrome c3 family protein: MTCHQEKSEQVQKVHAECESCHGAGSLHAEEPSPEKIAYPSEEACLACHQYRDTARLTWKSSEHRQGNLVCIDCHSLHEEPFRKSDVRFRYLAPKSALCLKCHTNKVGQFRMTSHHPVLEGALDCVACHNPHEDRKLEATTGRNELCYRCHQEKRGPWVYEHEPVAEDCLICHNPHGSVSRRLLRRNEPYVCLSCHSTTINRHVNQASTGIPGTNYTRAFYSRCTDCHGAQHGTQQDEWLRR; this comes from the coding sequence TTGACCTGCCACCAGGAAAAGTCGGAACAAGTACAGAAGGTCCACGCGGAGTGTGAATCCTGTCATGGGGCCGGAAGTCTTCACGCCGAAGAACCGAGCCCCGAGAAGATCGCCTATCCCAGCGAAGAAGCCTGCCTGGCCTGCCATCAGTACCGTGACACAGCGCGGCTCACCTGGAAATCGAGTGAACACCGTCAGGGAAACCTGGTTTGCATTGACTGTCACTCGCTCCACGAGGAGCCGTTCCGCAAGTCGGATGTCCGCTTCCGTTACCTCGCTCCGAAATCGGCCCTGTGCCTGAAGTGCCACACCAACAAGGTGGGGCAATTCCGTATGACCTCGCACCACCCCGTGCTGGAAGGAGCGCTGGACTGCGTCGCTTGCCACAATCCCCATGAAGACCGGAAGCTCGAGGCCACGACCGGCCGCAACGAGCTATGCTATCGCTGCCATCAGGAAAAGCGCGGCCCCTGGGTTTACGAACATGAGCCGGTTGCGGAAGATTGCCTGATCTGCCACAACCCCCACGGCAGCGTCTCCCGCCGATTACTGCGACGGAACGAGCCCTATGTCTGTCTAAGTTGCCATTCCACCACCATCAACCGCCACGTCAACCAAGCCTCCACCGGCATTCCGGGGACGAATTACACACGGGCTTTCTATTCCCGGTGCACGGATTGCCATGGCGCGCAACACGGAACGCAGCAAGACGAATGGTTGCGGCGATAA